One part of the Deltaproteobacteria bacterium genome encodes these proteins:
- a CDS encoding transposase: protein MRGLPTIRGRCCDSKKGKPRTINSDDKEPLRQEMLEKMEQESSKEIYRKQKKIVEPVFGQIKNSDFRGFILRGYEKGGGEFSLVCAVHNLKKIVKTIFCGEVCLEAGKLAQMAV, encoded by the coding sequence TTGCGTGGCTTACCAACAATCCGTGGTAGGTGCTGTGATTCTAAAAAAGGTAAACCGCGTACCATAAATTCTGACGACAAAGAACCCTTACGACAAGAAATGCTTGAAAAGATGGAGCAGGAATCTTCAAAAGAAATATACCGCAAGCAAAAAAAAATTGTTGAACCTGTTTTTGGTCAAATAAAGAATAGTGACTTTAGAGGTTTTATTTTGCGAGGATACGAAAAAGGGGGCGGAGAATTTTCTCTGGTTTGCGCAGTTCACAACTTAAAGAAGATTGTAAAAACGATTTTCTGTGGAGAGGTATGCCTTGAAGCAGGAAAATTAGCCCAAATGGCTGTTTAA